The following are from one region of the Streptomyces fradiae genome:
- a CDS encoding aldo/keto reductase, with the protein MEQRHLGRTGLRVSRLGLGTLTWGRDTDEHDAAEQLKAFWDAGGTLVDTADVYGGGEAEYLLGRLIDERSGLVPRRDLVISTKAGSVPDPDRRTDGSRGHLLAALDASLARLGTDYVDLWQLHAPDPHTPLEESLQALDIAVRTGRARYVGVAGFCGWQLARAGTWQLAGDRTRLAGTQMEYSLLQRGVEREVLPAALDLGIGLLPSSPLGRGVLTGKYRHGTPADSRGGSEALAPFVEPYLDDTAGRIVDAVRTAADGLATTPLHVALAWVRDRPGVTAPVVGARNAQQLATALSVESLSLPDEICRALDDVSAPVHRYPDHDWSTL; encoded by the coding sequence ATGGAGCAGAGGCATCTCGGACGTACCGGCCTGCGCGTGTCCCGGCTCGGGCTCGGCACCCTCACCTGGGGCCGGGACACCGACGAGCACGACGCGGCCGAGCAGTTGAAGGCGTTCTGGGACGCGGGCGGCACGCTCGTGGACACCGCGGACGTGTACGGGGGCGGCGAGGCGGAGTATCTGCTCGGGCGGCTGATCGACGAGCGGTCCGGTCTGGTGCCGCGCCGCGACCTGGTGATCTCCACCAAGGCGGGCAGCGTGCCCGACCCGGACCGGCGCACGGACGGCTCGCGCGGGCATCTGCTCGCCGCGCTCGACGCCTCGCTCGCGAGGCTCGGCACGGACTACGTGGACCTGTGGCAGCTGCACGCCCCGGACCCCCACACCCCGCTGGAGGAGTCCCTGCAGGCCCTCGACATCGCGGTGCGCACCGGCCGCGCGCGCTATGTGGGGGTGGCCGGCTTCTGCGGCTGGCAGCTGGCCAGGGCCGGCACCTGGCAACTGGCCGGGGACCGGACGCGGCTGGCCGGGACGCAGATGGAGTACTCGCTGCTGCAGCGGGGCGTCGAGCGCGAGGTGCTCCCCGCCGCGCTCGACCTCGGCATCGGGCTGCTGCCCTCCTCGCCGCTCGGGCGCGGGGTGCTCACCGGGAAGTACCGGCACGGCACCCCGGCCGACTCGCGCGGCGGCTCGGAGGCCCTGGCGCCCTTCGTCGAGCCCTATCTCGACGACACGGCGGGCCGGATCGTGGACGCGGTGCGCACGGCCGCGGACGGTCTCGCCACCACCCCGCTGCATGTCGCCCTCGCCTGGGTCCGCGACCGCCCCGGGGTCACCGCCCCGGTCGTCGGCGCGCGCAACGCGCAGCAGCTCGCGACCGCTTTGTCAGTGGAGAGCCTTAGTCTTCCTGACGAGATCTGCCGGGCCCTCGACGACGTGTCGGCGCCCGTGCACCGCTATCCGGATCACGACTGGAGCACCTTGTGA
- a CDS encoding helix-hairpin-helix domain-containing protein codes for MTEPSGDTAPPEADEPTADAQEAPAAPGTEPEPGPEEPGTEEPGTAEAGATEAGAEGAEPGLSEAQAELAAQRELREKIERRKAERGAPVEAGGKLTGTAADLLAAVRAVESGEKPVSVPRAAVPIPAPTPERTAPAAPPETTVRPPAPEAPVATEETTEAVRQVLQRGGAPETLAAPVAAVLGEGAARALADDPWQLLAVPGVRPEQADGFARALLGAECGPADPRRAVALTAWLLEQAVLKGHTALEIGAVRDALARLSVPEPDKAVDLAVSEAAILVFQEEEQEEPEDETETEGEAAAAPAPGPEVPVLLGLERYALAEESLADGLARLIRTAEAAEWDGPELARAAGAHGLVLHTGGEAARAEPAALAEAARARGLRVALAAHTARDGALPVAALLSGAAGPGRDAEGTLALDLLVVLDAPQLDVETAATLVEALPDGCRLVLSGDPYVLGAAGPGRVFADLLAAKVTPQIASRVPDPGPIGELVSGIGAGELNQVAAPGKEVVIVPVRDAGEAVHRTVQLVADSIPRAIGVPTEQTQVITVGHGGSAGTRALNAALKERLNPGPGRFGGFDPGDRVAHSPAPGRTVTGTVVSADAEGLHLDCAGERVVVPKERVESALRHGWALTAHQAAGARWPAAVVVLPGDAAGGLTRSWVYTAFGRAERHLSVVHGVEQALPRAVAEGREPERTTRLRPLLEALLHEEDEAGA; via the coding sequence GTGACCGAGCCTTCCGGCGACACCGCGCCGCCCGAGGCCGACGAGCCCACCGCCGACGCCCAGGAGGCGCCCGCCGCACCCGGCACGGAGCCGGAGCCGGGTCCGGAGGAGCCCGGGACCGAGGAGCCCGGGACCGCCGAGGCCGGCGCCACGGAGGCCGGAGCGGAGGGCGCCGAGCCCGGGCTTTCCGAGGCGCAGGCGGAGCTGGCCGCGCAGCGGGAGCTGCGGGAGAAGATCGAGCGGCGCAAGGCGGAGCGGGGTGCGCCCGTCGAGGCGGGCGGCAAGCTGACGGGCACGGCCGCCGACCTGCTCGCCGCCGTCCGGGCGGTGGAGAGCGGCGAGAAGCCGGTCTCGGTCCCGCGCGCCGCGGTGCCGATTCCCGCGCCCACGCCGGAGCGGACCGCCCCGGCGGCGCCGCCGGAGACGACCGTGCGCCCGCCGGCCCCCGAGGCGCCGGTGGCGACCGAGGAGACCACGGAGGCCGTCCGGCAGGTCCTCCAGCGCGGCGGGGCCCCCGAGACGCTGGCCGCCCCGGTGGCCGCCGTGCTCGGCGAGGGCGCCGCCCGGGCCCTCGCGGACGACCCCTGGCAGCTGCTCGCGGTGCCGGGCGTGCGCCCCGAGCAGGCCGACGGCTTCGCCCGGGCGCTGCTCGGCGCGGAGTGCGGCCCCGCCGACCCGCGCCGCGCGGTGGCCCTCACCGCCTGGCTCCTGGAGCAGGCGGTCCTCAAGGGGCACACCGCCCTGGAGATCGGCGCCGTCCGCGACGCCCTCGCCCGGCTCTCGGTGCCCGAGCCGGACAAGGCCGTCGACCTGGCGGTGTCCGAGGCCGCCATCCTCGTCTTCCAGGAGGAGGAGCAGGAGGAGCCGGAGGACGAGACCGAGACCGAGGGCGAGGCCGCCGCCGCGCCGGCCCCCGGCCCCGAGGTGCCGGTGCTGCTCGGCCTGGAGCGGTACGCGCTCGCGGAGGAGAGCCTGGCCGACGGGCTCGCCCGGCTGATCCGTACGGCCGAGGCGGCCGAGTGGGACGGCCCCGAGCTGGCGCGGGCCGCCGGGGCGCACGGGCTCGTGCTGCACACCGGCGGCGAGGCCGCCCGCGCCGAACCGGCCGCGCTGGCCGAGGCGGCCCGCGCGCGCGGCCTGCGGGTCGCGCTCGCGGCGCACACCGCGCGGGACGGCGCCCTGCCGGTGGCCGCGCTGCTGTCCGGCGCGGCCGGACCGGGCCGGGACGCCGAGGGCACCCTCGCCCTGGACCTGCTCGTGGTCCTGGACGCGCCGCAGCTCGACGTGGAGACGGCGGCCACGCTGGTCGAGGCGCTCCCGGACGGCTGCCGCCTGGTGCTCAGCGGCGATCCGTACGTCCTGGGCGCGGCGGGCCCCGGCAGGGTGTTCGCCGATCTGCTCGCCGCGAAGGTGACCCCGCAGATCGCCTCCCGGGTGCCCGACCCGGGCCCGATCGGCGAGCTGGTCTCGGGCATCGGCGCCGGCGAGCTGAACCAGGTGGCCGCTCCCGGCAAGGAGGTCGTGATCGTCCCGGTCCGGGACGCCGGCGAGGCGGTGCACCGCACGGTGCAGCTGGTCGCCGACTCGATCCCGCGGGCCATCGGCGTACCCACCGAGCAGACCCAGGTGATCACCGTGGGCCATGGCGGCTCGGCCGGCACCCGCGCGCTGAACGCGGCGCTCAAGGAGCGCCTCAACCCCGGCCCGGGCCGCTTCGGCGGCTTCGACCCGGGCGACCGGGTGGCCCACTCCCCCGCCCCTGGCCGGACGGTGACCGGCACGGTCGTCTCGGCCGACGCCGAGGGCCTGCACCTGGACTGCGCGGGCGAGCGGGTCGTCGTACCGAAGGAGCGGGTCGAGTCCGCGCTGCGGCACGGCTGGGCGCTGACCGCGCACCAGGCCGCCGGGGCGCGCTGGCCCGCGGCGGTCGTGGTGCTGCCCGGCGACGCGGCCGGCGGCCTCACCCGCTCCTGGGTCTACACGGCCTTCGGCCGCGCGGAGCGCCATCTGTCCGTGGTCCACGGGGTCGAGCAGGCGCTGCCGAGGGCGGTGGCCGAGGGCCGCGAACCGGAGCGCACGACTCGGCTGCGGCCCCTCCTGGAGGCGCTGCTGCACGAGGAGGACGAGGCCGGGGCGTAG
- a CDS encoding DUF5703 family protein — MPEYEFVDVYVPRGVSRKETTRLLTDHAEYGHWELDRLSLRRDGSRRVRLKRRIIRQIRATW; from the coding sequence ATGCCGGAATACGAATTTGTCGACGTGTACGTGCCGCGTGGCGTCTCCCGCAAGGAGACGACGCGGCTCCTGACCGACCATGCCGAGTACGGACACTGGGAGTTGGACCGCCTGAGCCTGCGCCGGGACGGCAGCCGCAGGGTACGGCTGAAGCGCCGCATCATCCGTCAGATCCGCGCCACCTGGTGA
- a CDS encoding chaplin family protein, protein MRQVTRVITRKSIITVAAAGGMIALGGGYAHASSGASGAAADSPGVASGNTVQVPVHAPVNVCGNTVSVIGLLNPVSGNSCANQGGSGAPGGPSSPGGPGSPGSPGGYGDEGGSQAGGHGSDSPGVGSGNTVEVPIDAPVNVCGNSVTGVGAGNAAYGNDCGYGVEPTTPGHPGTPETPGTPETPGTPSTPPRGEGEHPGTPGASHGPNTPSTRSLTPNGPTEELASTGAGPLGLIVPAGAGLLLAGSVIYRRARSAA, encoded by the coding sequence ATGCGACAGGTCACACGCGTCATCACGCGCAAGAGCATCATCACGGTCGCCGCGGCCGGCGGCATGATCGCCCTCGGCGGGGGCTACGCCCACGCCTCGTCCGGCGCGAGCGGCGCCGCGGCCGACTCGCCGGGCGTCGCGTCCGGCAACACCGTGCAGGTCCCGGTCCACGCGCCGGTCAACGTCTGCGGCAACACCGTCTCCGTCATCGGACTGCTGAACCCGGTGTCCGGCAACTCCTGTGCCAACCAGGGCGGTTCCGGAGCGCCGGGCGGTCCCAGCAGCCCCGGCGGTCCCGGCAGCCCGGGGAGCCCCGGCGGTTACGGCGACGAGGGCGGCTCCCAGGCAGGCGGTCACGGCTCCGACTCCCCGGGCGTCGGCTCCGGCAACACCGTCGAGGTCCCGATCGACGCCCCCGTCAACGTCTGCGGGAACAGCGTCACGGGCGTCGGTGCCGGCAACGCGGCCTACGGCAACGACTGCGGCTACGGCGTCGAGCCGACCACCCCGGGACACCCCGGCACGCCCGAGACCCCGGGGACGCCGGAGACGCCCGGCACCCCGAGCACGCCCCCGCGCGGCGAGGGCGAGCACCCGGGCACTCCCGGCGCCTCGCACGGGCCGAACACGCCGAGTACGCGGTCCCTCACGCCGAACGGGCCCACCGAGGAGCTCGCGAGCACCGGTGCCGGTCCGCTCGGCCTGATCGTGCCCGCCGGCGCCGGCCTGCTGCTCGCCGGCTCGGTGATCTACCGCCGGGCCCGCAGCGCCGCCTAG
- the chpH gene encoding chaplin ChpH encodes MIKKVVAAAAATGGLVLAGAGMAVADAGAQGAAIGSPGVLSGNVVQVPVHVPVNVCGNTVSIIGLLNPSFGNTCVNA; translated from the coding sequence ATGATCAAGAAGGTCGTCGCTGCTGCGGCTGCCACCGGCGGTCTCGTTCTCGCGGGTGCGGGCATGGCCGTCGCCGACGCGGGTGCCCAGGGTGCGGCCATCGGTTCCCCCGGTGTCCTCTCGGGCAACGTCGTCCAGGTGCCGGTTCACGTTCCCGTGAACGTGTGCGGCAACACGGTGTCCATCATCGGGCTGCTGAACCCGTCCTTCGGCAACACCTGCGTCAACGCCTGA
- a CDS encoding M20/M25/M40 family metallo-hydrolase, which yields MSESNTGRGLTGEDEVVDLCRDLIRIDTSNYGDHSGPGERAAAEYVAEKLAEVGLEPKIIESHKGRASTVARIEGEDPSRPALLIHGHTDVVPANAEDWTHHPFSGEVADGCVWGRGAVDMKDMDAMTLAVVRERMRSGRKPPRDVVLAFMADEEAGGTYGARHLVDHHRDLFEGVTEAIGEVGGFSFTVNENLRLYLVETAQKGMHWMRLTVEGTAGHGSMTNNDNAITELCEAVGRLGRHQWPVRVTKTVRSFLDELSDALGTPLDPEDMDATLAKLGGIAKMVGATLRNSAAPTMLGAGYKVNVIPGQATAHVDGRFLPGYEEEFLADLDRILGPRVKREDVHGDKALETSFDGALVDAMQVALRAEDPIARAVPYMLSGGTDAKSFDDLGIRCFGFAPLQLPPELDFAGMFHGVDERVPVDGLKFGVRVLDRFLDAS from the coding sequence GTGAGCGAGTCGAACACCGGCCGGGGCCTGACGGGCGAGGACGAGGTCGTCGACCTGTGCCGGGACCTCATCCGTATCGACACCAGCAACTACGGCGACCACTCGGGGCCGGGCGAGCGGGCGGCGGCCGAGTACGTCGCCGAGAAGCTCGCCGAGGTCGGCCTGGAGCCGAAGATCATCGAGTCGCACAAGGGACGGGCCTCCACCGTGGCCCGGATCGAGGGCGAGGACCCCTCGCGGCCGGCCCTGCTCATCCACGGGCACACCGACGTGGTGCCGGCCAACGCGGAGGACTGGACCCACCACCCCTTCTCCGGCGAGGTCGCCGACGGGTGCGTGTGGGGCCGCGGCGCCGTCGACATGAAGGACATGGACGCGATGACCCTCGCGGTCGTTCGCGAGCGGATGCGCAGCGGCCGCAAGCCCCCGCGCGACGTCGTCCTCGCCTTCATGGCCGACGAGGAGGCCGGCGGCACCTACGGCGCCCGCCATCTGGTCGACCACCACCGCGATCTGTTCGAAGGTGTGACGGAGGCGATCGGCGAGGTCGGCGGCTTCTCCTTCACCGTCAACGAGAACCTGCGGCTCTACCTGGTCGAGACGGCCCAGAAGGGCATGCACTGGATGCGGCTGACCGTCGAGGGCACCGCCGGGCACGGCTCCATGACCAACAACGACAACGCGATCACCGAGCTGTGCGAGGCCGTCGGCCGGCTCGGCCGCCACCAGTGGCCGGTGCGGGTCACCAAGACCGTGCGGTCCTTCCTGGACGAGCTCTCGGACGCCCTCGGCACCCCGCTCGACCCCGAGGACATGGACGCCACCCTCGCCAAGCTGGGCGGCATCGCCAAGATGGTCGGCGCCACCCTGCGCAACTCCGCCGCCCCCACCATGCTCGGCGCCGGATACAAGGTGAACGTCATCCCCGGCCAGGCCACCGCGCACGTGGACGGCCGCTTCCTGCCCGGATACGAGGAGGAGTTCCTGGCCGACCTCGACCGCATCCTCGGCCCGCGCGTGAAGCGCGAGGACGTGCACGGCGACAAGGCCCTGGAGACCAGCTTCGACGGCGCCCTGGTCGACGCCATGCAGGTGGCGCTGCGGGCCGAGGACCCGATCGCCCGGGCCGTGCCGTACATGCTCTCCGGCGGCACCGACGCCAAGTCCTTCGACGACCTCGGCATCCGCTGCTTCGGCTTCGCGCCGCTCCAGCTGCCGCCGGAGCTGGACTTCGCCGGCATGTTCCACGGGGTGGACGAGCGGGTCCCGGTGGACGGGCTCAAGTTCGGCGTCCGCGTCCTGGACCGTTTCCTCGACGCGAGCTGA
- a CDS encoding pseudouridine synthase — translation MRRRAKAPSSPLPQRDGIDAVRVRLPEDPDGAWATVGAFLVGRYGAAVGVGRVEGMLREGRFVGVDGRAVAAGEAYGAGRYLWFHREFPAEERVPGEVRVVYRDERIVVADKPHFLATMPRGGHVKETLLARLRRDLGLPELQPAHRLDRLTAGLVLCVVRPEDRGAYQTLFRDRAVGKSYEAVAPYDPAVELPVTVRSRIEKERGVLAAREVPGEPNAESRIELLAHRGGLARYRLVPVTGRTHQLRVHMNALGLPIRHDPLYPVVRADGPEDFGRPLQLLARSLVFTDPVTGELRKFLSPRPLQGLDGLNGLA, via the coding sequence GTGCGACGCAGAGCCAAGGCCCCCTCCTCTCCCCTCCCGCAGCGCGACGGGATCGATGCCGTGCGGGTCCGGCTGCCCGAGGATCCGGACGGCGCCTGGGCGACCGTCGGCGCGTTCCTGGTCGGTCGGTACGGGGCGGCCGTCGGGGTGGGGCGGGTCGAGGGGATGCTGCGCGAGGGTCGGTTCGTCGGGGTCGACGGGCGGGCCGTCGCGGCGGGCGAGGCGTACGGGGCCGGGCGGTATCTGTGGTTCCACCGGGAGTTCCCGGCCGAGGAGCGGGTGCCGGGCGAGGTGCGGGTGGTGTACCGGGACGAGCGGATCGTCGTGGCGGACAAGCCGCACTTCCTGGCGACGATGCCGCGCGGGGGCCATGTGAAGGAGACGCTCCTCGCGCGGCTGCGGCGGGACCTCGGGCTGCCGGAGCTGCAGCCGGCGCACCGGCTCGACCGGCTGACGGCGGGCCTGGTGCTGTGTGTCGTACGGCCGGAGGACCGCGGGGCGTACCAGACGCTGTTCCGGGACCGGGCCGTGGGCAAGTCGTACGAGGCGGTGGCGCCGTACGACCCGGCGGTGGAGCTGCCGGTGACCGTGCGGAGCCGGATCGAGAAGGAACGCGGGGTGCTGGCCGCCCGGGAGGTGCCGGGCGAGCCGAACGCCGAGAGCCGGATCGAGCTCCTCGCGCACCGGGGCGGGCTTGCCCGGTACCGGCTGGTGCCGGTGACCGGGCGGACCCATCAGCTGCGGGTGCACATGAACGCGCTCGGGCTGCCGATCCGCCACGATCCCCTGTATCCGGTGGTCCGTGCGGACGGGCCGGAGGACTTCGGGCGGCCGCTGCAGCTGCTCGCGCGGTCGCTGGTGTTCACCGACCCGGTCACGG